Proteins encoded within one genomic window of Oncorhynchus masou masou isolate Uvic2021 chromosome 1, UVic_Omas_1.1, whole genome shotgun sequence:
- the LOC135517186 gene encoding dmX-like protein 1 isoform X5: MNLHQVLTGAVNPGDNCFSVGSINNQPFTAYASGCDVVILGSDFERLQIIPGAKHGNIQVGCVDSSLQGGQVAASYGSIVCVFEPVQLMNQKDRTSAELSYQWQKSGQFVLQSIVRNLAWDPTGTRLLTGSASLQLWSNISDGFDEAGEQTDMTIGDPQCPWRCIWHCKTASPIQLMKFSPDGEFFATAGQDDCLVKVWYGTSKWQSGVTKLFTPPEHSAQGELDFSFVYLAHPRTVTGFSWRKTSKYMPRGSVCNVLLTCCKDSVCRLWAETLLPSDSLLSGHMLSHVNNNGQSSDSLKSSSSKKTPPRIKTQDRNSLELNLQESWRAPLRGVAQPSLTGHLPTQQNSHHNHKTNSVPHANALCHFHIAASINPATDIPLLPSITSLCGGDDEEPGGPFTVHWLNNKELLLTLAMEVFLQQLRGSVEQNHSENSQEELDYEEVEEASRRAAEGGPDVASTQLPAAAVEHQVEVLLEDWNRGADMLFSIHPMDGSLLVWHVDWLDEYQPGMFRQVQVSFVSRIPVAFPTGDANSLSRSVVMYACNKNVDLAIQHGRQRPAGLPHSSSVLIPYGQSKATSYSSSLRLSIFTPNVLMISTHSDGSLNQWAVSFAEESAFSTVLSVSHKSRYCGHRFHLNDLACHSLLPLLLTTSHHNALRTPDVDSVPAPSTTLSQPFGGGPSRVSLGAVSQDPNAIYSELILWRVDPVGPLSFSGGVSELARINSLHSSAFSNVAWLPTLIPSNCLGVYCNSPSACFVASDGHSLRLYQAVIEAKKLLSELSNPDISKYVGKVFNIISQQSTAKPGCIIELDAITDFQGKETQLLHVFEEDLILGSERREATQEAPAIETASSQPSFSARFFLVVVEFTQTGRSFLHMWHLQLAAGQITMDETGAQPEKENMTSSPMNSSFSFETFSSPSAQKNKPWTSNLQSASRLTLATHRLYSQELALPDGVEVISVTPSAGHLSASSLQPAGGAPYLLATSCSDGKVRFWRCRVAAVEPDTKELTYTWEEWPLLVEEGLGNSSAVTVSGRPVTVSCCHTSRIAVAYRHNPSPHLSPNHLSPNPQQGVREPLVHVGLFQCESTGGSHWVLEQTLVLDASTPTGNNNNNMESGVKDLNVENNDLDIYLPNNDCLGTSGKSLVHLDWVSREDGSHILTVGIGSKLYMYGLLSGKPPELGLSEGPREQSSSRLVLLRSVDLVSSVEGSLPIPVSLSWVRDGILVVGMDCEMHVYSQWQPPALAKSTASNTTTTDMGSVSSLLAAMKQSHEEGLNPVPPKKNLTRSMTSLAQKLSGKRTVYDLPAEMEDYGLFEAAHHLFPTLPQYHPVQLLELMDLGKVRRAKAILSHLVKCIAGEIVALKDNGTNQDKRLRSRTISAGGSTSRDPKLFSKGKSSDYTEIDSIPPLPLYALLAADEDCSPKPKDKVASLSGDSGHGSSQTDVYDELFQSSGVGVDDLEHMDSDQEDGGAKVIDLSQYSPTFFGPEHAQVLSSHLLHSSLPGLTRMEQMSLMALADTIATTSTDIRESQSRGKGGETLDECGLKFLLAVRLHTFLLTTLPPAHRAQLLRQGLSTCHYAWAFHSEAEDELLHMLPALQKGDPTWPELRAMGMGWWLRSTNKLRRCIEKVAKASFQRQNDPLDAAIFYLAMKKKAVVWGLYRSQKNAKMTTFFSNNFGEERWRRAALKNAFSLLGKQRFQHSAAFFLLAGSLKDAVEVCLEKMQDLQLALVISRLYESEFETSSTYKRILQRHVLGQDRQLPAHQDPFLRSTAYWVLEDYSRALDTLLEQPAAPNLASSTQAGHTTQPGTSSTSLCSPEVFNFYTYLRTHPLLLRRHFGSSEKTRVGLTAEGRMANSISLVERRLFFTAAYAHLQAGCPMLALEVLSKMPKVVKRSKLPQDDTTNPDLSETKKEQASDLDWSQPALNGFESVSDSLSNSQSDSVLSFDWGQPSVSVQDEALELKWDSDKEEEEEDDEQQGLAMKSADNTSSVFQDAISPLTETLLDEGDFLMPSEDILAAQLKFSACLKILTTELRTLSTGYELDGGKLRYQLCQWLEREVVALQRCCSYKPCLPELALGMAGPGGEEEAQAHPGEAQRTRRHWLQSNQPLLRMFLSYCSLHGSHGGGLASVRMELILLLQESQQDDGVQSAVAPYLHHASIPLLLACTASAKTVVANPIVHLTNLTHDILHTINALDSPPHPDVVNNEIYVMHTLAASLSACIYQCLCDGHNHSHVNQFTGIVYQSILSFQHHPVRTVSMEETVLPNTHPAQWPGISTLIRLLNSAGEESQPGLAVLLCEILTAVFLSLFVHGLATHSSNELFRIVAHPLNSKLWVAVFGGGARTPITEKPSKATSPPAASEEFDRKPRRFKLLSSSPRSASREGPETSSPTSPVVEQETSIFKEHFVPPELSIWDYFIAKPFLPPSESRVEYDSEESQGSQDEDDDDDEDEFGDFDPNSPSREHSNPNSYSWCLMRLAMVQLVLGNLKSFYPMAGHDLLDLPVGSPLCHAVLKTLQRWEQVLLKRLEIFGGPPSKYISTHPLDETAASGPAILRHKALFEPSNTPFRSSHHSALPVKRLWQYLVKQEEVQETFIRNIFTKKRNQNESEADLGNPGGKARIIHKDSDIITAFAINKANRNCLVMASTHDIQELDVSSILATQILTWIDDDTEAEAKGDDFLVIQARDDFNTLHGTTPYTHSSLGTPINMPWLGGLQTGRGAAVLIKRNINNVRRMTSHPTLPYYLTGAQDGSVRMFEWGHSQQIICFRSPGNSRVTRIRFNHQGNKFGIVDADGALRLWQTNTTGNTPKPYLTLQCHNKTAHDFVFVGSSSLIATAGLSTDNRNVCLWDTLVNPMNSLVHAFSCHESGATVLSLAPRQQLLITGGRKGWISVLELPHRHQRQSFQAHDSPVKALAVDPTEGSFISGSAEGNIKVWSLSTQCLLHQFPNEHARQSLFRNLGTGVMQIEVGPANHIFSCGADGTMKMRILPDRFSVNNGNLKNDVKFII; this comes from the exons GTTGCAGCTTCCTATGGAAGTATTGTCTGTGTCTTTGAGCCGGTTCAGCTCATGAACCAGAAGGACAGGACATCAGCA GAACTGAGCTACCAGTGGCAGAAGAGTGGACAGTTTGTTTTGCAGTCCATAGTGCGTAACCTAGCCTGGGACCCCACAG GCACTCGTCTCTTAACTGGGTCCGCTAGCCTGCAGCTGTGGTCCAATATCAGCGATGGTTTTGATGaggcaggggaacagacagacatgacaatTGGTGACCCTCAGTGTCCCTGGAGGTGTATCTGGCACTGCAA AACCGCCTCCCCAATTCAGCTCATGAAGTTCTCTCCAGATGGAGAATTCTTTGCTACTGCCGGACAG GACGACTGTCTGGTCAAAGTGTGGTACGGCACGAGCAAATGGCAGTCTGGCGTGACCAAGCTGTTCACCCCACCGGAGCACAGCGCTCAGGGCGAGCTCGACTTCTCTTTTGTCTACCTGGCACACCCACGCACTGTAACAGGCTTCTCCTGGAGGAAGACCAGCAAGTACATGCCACG GGGTTCAGTGTGCAATGTTCTACTGACATGCTGTAAGGACAGTGTGTGTCGCCTGTGGGCCGAGACCCTGCTTCCCAGTGACAGCTTGCTGTCCGGACACATGCTCAGTCACGTTAATAATAACGGACAGAGCAGCGACTCACTGAAATCGTCAAGCAGCAAGAAGACTCCCCCTCGTATCAAAACACAGGACAGGAATTCCCTGGAG TTGAATCTGCAGGAGTCGTGGAGAGCCCCCTTGAGAGGTGTGGCCCAGCCCTCCCTAACCGGCCACCTCCCGACCCAGCAGAACAGTCACCACAACCACAAGACCAACAGCGTGCCCCATGCCAACGCTCTCTGCCACTTCCACATTGCTGCCAGCATCAACCCTGCCACAG ATATCCCCCTGCTGCCCTCTATCACGTCGCTGTGTGGGGGAGATGACGAGGAGCCTGGCGGGCCCTTCACCGTGCACTGGCTCAACAACAAGGAGCTGCTTCTCACCCTGGCCATGGAGGTGTTCCTGCAGCAGCTCAGAGGCAGTGTGGAGCAGAACCACTCGGAAAACTCCCAGGAGG AGCTTGACtatgaggaggtagaggaggcttCTAGGCGAGCGGCAGAGGGAGGACCCGATGTGGCGTCCACCCAGCTGCCTGCTGCAGCGGTGGAGCACCAGGTAGAGGTGCTACTGGAGGACTGGAACAGAGGGGCAGATATGCTGTTCAGTATCCACCCCATGGATGGCTCTCTGCTGGTGTGGCATGTGGACTGGCTGGATGAATACCAGCCCGGCATGTTCCGGCAGGTCCAG GTGTCCTTTGTGTCCCGGATTCCTGTGGCCTTCCCCACGGGCGACGCCAACTCCCTGAGCCGCAGCGTGGTCATGTACGCCTGTAACAAGAACGTGGACCTAGCCATCCAACATGGCCGCCAACGGCCTGCCGGCCTGCCACATTCTTCGTCGGTGCTGATTCCCTACGGCCAGAGCAAGGCGACCTCCTACTCCAGCAGCCTACGCCTCAGCATCTTCACCCCCAACGTGCTCATGATCTCCACGCACTCCGATGGCTCCCTCAACCAGTGGGCGGTCAGCTTCGCAGAGGAGTCGGCCTTCTCCACTGTGCTCAGCGTGTCCCACAAGTCACGCTACTGCGGCCACCGCTTCCACCTCAACGACCTGGCCTGCCACTCCCTGCTGCCCCTGTTgctcaccacctcacaccacaatGCTCTGCGCACCCCCGACGTGGACAGTGTCCCCGCCCCCTCGACCACCCTTTCTCAACCCTTTGGGGGCGGGCCCAGCCGGGTGTCCCTGGGCGCTGTGTCGCAGGACCCCAACGCCATCTACAGCGAGCTCATTCTGTGGAGGGTGGATCCAGTGGGACCTCTGTCCTTCTCTGGAGGGGTGTCTGAGCTGGCCAGGATCaactctctccactcctccgCCTTCTCCAATGTAGCCTGGCTGCCCACACTTATCCCCAGCAACTGCCTTG GTGTCTACTGCAACTCTCCCAGTGCCTGCTTCGTGGCCAGTGACGGTCACTCGCTGAGGCTTTATCAGGCTGTTATTGAAGCCAAGAAACTACTCAGTGAGCTCTCCAACCCAGATATTTCA AAATATGTCGGGAAAGTTTTTAACATCATCAGCCAGCAATCGACTGCTAAACCAGGTTGTATCATCGAGCTCGATGCCATTACTGACTTC CAGGGAAAGGAGACTCAGCTGCTGCATGTGTTTGAAGAGGATCTGATTCTGGGCAGTGAGCGGAGAGAAGCCACTCAGGAAGCTCCCGCGATAGAGACTG CCTCCAGCCAGCCAAGCTTCTCCGCCCGCTTCTTCCTGGTGGTGGTAGAGTTTACCCAGACTGGCAGGTCTTTCCTGCATATGTGGCACCTGCAACTGGCAGCTGGCCAAATCACTATGG ATGAGACCGGCGCTCAGCCTGAAAAGGAGAATATGACCTCGTCGCCAATGAACAGCTCCTTTAGCTTTGAGACATTCAGCTCCCCCTCGGCCCAGAAGAACAAGCCTTGGACGTCCAACCTGCAGAGTGCCAGTCGCCTCACCCTGGCCACTCACAGGTTGTACAGCCAGGAGCTAGCTCTTCCAGATGGTGTTGAGGTGATCAGTGTCACGCCCTCAGCAG GTCATCTGAGCGCGTCCTCCCTGCAGCCGGCAGGTGGCGCTCCCTATCTCCTGGCCACTTCCTGTTCAGATGGGAAGGTGAGGTTCTGGAGGTGCAGGGTGGCTGCAGTGGAGCCAGACACCAAGGAGCTGACGTACACCTGGGAGGAATGGCCTCTATTGGTGGAGGAGGGGCTGGGCAACAGCAGTGCCGTGACCGTGTCAGGCAGACCAGTCACGGTCAGCTGTTGTCACACCAGCCGCATTGCAGTGGCCTACCGACACAACCCTAGCCCTCACCTGAGCCCTAACCACCTGAGCCCTAACCCTCAGCAGGGTGTCAGGGAACCACTGGTCCATGTTGGGTTATTCCAGTGTGAGTCCACAGGTGGCTCCCACTGGGTGCTAGAGCAGACCCTCGTCCTGGATGCCTCCACTCCCACTggtaacaacaacaataacatggAGAGTGGCGTCAAGGACCTGAATGTGGAGAATAATGACCTGGACATCTATCTGCCCAATAACGACTGCCTGGGGACCTCTGGTAAGAGTCTGGTCCACCTGGACTGGGTCTCCAGGGAGGACGGCTCCCACATTCTTACTGTGGGGATTGGTTCCAAACTCTACATGTATGGCCTACTCTCTGGCAAACCTCCTGAACTGGGCCTGTCTGAGGGCCCCAGGGAGCAGAGCTCTTCCCGCCTGGTCCTCCTGCGCTCCGTGGACCTGGTCTCCTCCGTGGAAGGCTCCCTGCCCATCCCCGTCTCCCTGTCCTGGGTGAGAGACGGCATCCTGGTGGTGGGCATGGACTGTGAGATGCACGTGTACTCCCAGTGGCAGCCCCCGGCCCTGGCCAAGTCCACGGCCTcgaacaccaccaccacagacatGGGCAGCGTGTCATCTCTCCTGGCTGCAATGAAACAGAGCCATGAGGAGGGCCTGAACCCCGTTCCTCCCAAGAAGAACTTGACCAGGTCCATGACCAGCCTGGCCCAGAAGCTGAGTGGGAAGAGGACAGTGTACGACCTGCCTGCGGAGATGGAGGACTACGGGCTGTTTGAGGCGGCACACCACCTGTTCCCCACCCTGCCCCAGTACCACCCGGTACAGCTGCTGGAGCTCATGGACCTGGGGAAGGTCCGGCGGGCCAAGGCCATCCTCTCCCACCTCGTCAAATGCATTGCCGGGGAGATTGTGGCCCTCAAAGACAACGGCACCAACCAAGACAAGCGTCTCCGCTCGCGTACCATCAGCGCCGGCGGCAGCACCTCCAGAGACCCCAAGCTCTTCAGCAAGGGCAAGAGCTCGGACTACACAGAGATTGACTCCATCCCTCCCCTGCCCCTGTACGCGCTGCTGGCGGCCGACGAGGACTGCTCCCCCAAGCCCAAGGACAAGGTGGCCAGCTTGAGTGGAGACAGTGGCCACGGGTCCAGTCAGACGGACGTCTACGATGAGCTCTTCCAGAGCAGCGGGGTGGGTGTGGACGACCTGGAGCATATGGACAGCGACCAGGAGGACGGCGGTGCTAAGGTCATAGACCTGTCTCAATATAGCCCCACCTTCTTTGGGCCAGAGCACGCCCAGGTTCTGTCCAGCCACCTGCTCCACTCCAGCCTGCCGGGCCTGACCCGCATGGAGCAGATGTCCCTCATGGCCCTGGCTGACACCATCGCCACCACAAGCACTGACATCCGGGAGAGCCAGAGCAGGGGAAAAG GTGGTGAGACTTTGGATGAGTGCGGTCTGAAGTTCCTGTTGGCTGTGAGGCTTCATACGTTCCTGCTGACCACCCTGCCTCCTGCCCATCGCGCTCAGCTGCTTCGCCAAG GTCTGTCCACCTGTCACTACGCCTGGGCCTTCCACTCCGAGGCTGAGGACGAGCTGCTCCACATGTTACCTGCCTTGCAGAAAGGAGACCCCACCTGGCCCGAGCTCCGCGCCATGGGCATGGGCTGGTGGCTCAGGAGCACCAATAAACTCCGGAGGTGTATAGAAAAA GTCGCAAAAGCGTCTTTTCAAAGGCAGAACGATCCTCTGGACGCCGCCATCTTCTATCTCGCTATGAAAAAGAAAGCGGTGGTCTGGGGACTGTACAG GTCTCAGAAGAATGCTAAAATGACTACGTTCTTCAGCAACAACTTCGGTGAGGAAAGGTGGAGGAGGGCTGCCTTGAAGAACGCCTTCTCTCTGCTGGGGAAGCAGCGCTTCCAGCACTCTGCAGCCTTCTTTCTTTTGGCAGGCTCCCTCAAGGACGCTGTGGAG GTTTGCCTGGAGAAGATGCAGGACCTGCAGCTGGCCCTGGTGATCTCCCGGCTCTATGAGTCCGAGTTTGAGACGTCCTCCACCTACAAACGCATCCTGCAGAGGCACGTGCTGGGCCAAGACCGCCAGCTCCCTGCCCACCAGGACCCCTTCCTGCGTAGCACGGCCTACTGGGTACTGGAGGACTACAGCCGGGCCCTGGATACTCTGTTGGAGCAGCCTGCTGCCCCAAACCTAGCGTCCTCCACTCAGGCTGGCCACACAACTCAACCAG GTACCTCGTCCACGTCCCTCTGTAGTCCGGAGGTCTTCAACTTCTACACCTACCTCCGCACACATCCCTTACTACTGCGCCGCCATTTTGGCTCGTCTGAGAAGACCAGGGTGGGTCTGACAGCGGAGGGTCGCATGGCAAACTCAATAAGCCTGGTGGAGAGGAGGCTGTTCTTCACCGCAGCCTACGCTCACCTGCAGGCCGGCTGCCCCATGCTGGCCCTGGAGGTCCTCTCCAAAATGCCCAAAGTCGTCAAAAGATCCAAGCTCCCCCAGGacgataccaccaaccctgaccTGAGCGAGACGAAAAAGGAACAGGCGTCAGATTTGGACTGGTCTCAGCCCGCGTTGAACGGCTTTGAGTCTGTGTCAGACAGCTTGTCCAATAGCCAATCGGACTCTGTGCTGAGTTTTGACTGGGGCCAGCCCTCTGTGTCGGTTCAGGATGAAGCCCTGGAGTTGAAATGGGACAgcgacaaggaggaggaagaggaggacgacgaACAACAGGGCTTGGCCATGAAGAGTGCCGACAACACCAGTAGCGTCTTTCAAGATGCCATCTCTCCATTGACGGAGACGCTGCTGGACGAGGGTGACTTCCTCATGCCCTCTGAGGACATCCTGGCCGCTCAACTCAAATTCAGCGCTTGCCTAAAGATCCTGACCACGGAGCTGCGGACTCTGTCCACGGGTTACGAGCTGGACGGGGGGAAGCTTCGCTACCAGCTGTGCCAGTGGctggagagggaggtggtggCCCTGCAGAGGTGCTGCAGCTACAAGCCCTGCCTGCCAGAGCTGGCCCTGGGAATGGCAGGgccgggtggagaggaggaggcccaGGCCCACCCTGGTGAGGCTCAGCGCACCCGCAGACACTGGCTCCAGAGCAACCAGCCTCTCCTGCGCATGTTCCTCAGCTACTGCAGCTTGCACGGCTCCCACGGAGGAGGCCTGGCCTCGGTGCGCATGGAACTCATCCTGCTGCTTCAGGAGTCCCAACAG GATGATGGTGTCCAGTCAGCCGTCGCCCCCTACCTGCACCACGCCTCCATTCCTCTCCTGCTGGCCTGCACTGCTAGTGCCAAGACAGTTGTGGCCAACCCCATCGTCCATCTGACCAACCTCACCCACGACATCCTGCACACCATCAACGCACTGGACTCCCCGCCACACCCAGACGTCGTCAACAACGAG ATCTATGTGATGCACACACTGGCAGCCTCGCTGTCCGCCTGCATATACCAGTGTCTCTGCGACGGCCACAACCACAG ccATGTGAACCAGTTCACTGGGATAGTGTACCAGAGTATCCTCTCCTTCCAGCACCACCCGGTACGCACTGTGAgcatggaggagactgtactgCCCAACACCCACCCAGCACAGTGGCCTG GTATCAGTACCCTGATCCGCCTGTTGAACTCTGCTGGTGAGGAGAGCCAGCCAGGCCTGGCCGTGTTACTGTGTGAGATCCTGACGGCCGTCTTCCTCAGCCTGTTTGTGCACGGCCTGGCCACCCACTCCAGCAACGAGCTGTTCCGCATCGTGGCCCACCCGCTCAACAGCAAGCTGTGGGTGGCTGTTTTCGGAGGGGGGGCGCGTACCCCCATCACAGAGAAGCCCAGTAAGGCCACGTCACCTccag CAGCCAGTGAGGAGTTCGATAGGAAGCCCAGGCGCTTCAAGCTGCTGTCGTCGTCGCCACGCAGTGCCTCCAGAGAGGGGCCAGAGACCTCCAGCCCAACCAGCCCTGTGGTGGAGCAAGAGACCTCCATCTTCAAAGAGCACTTTGTCCCCCCGGAGCTCAGCATCTGGGACTACTTTATCGCAaag CCTTTCCTCCCTCCGTCAGAGAGCAGGGTGGAGTACGACTCGGAGGAGAGCCAGGGCAGTCAGGacgaggatgatgatgatgatgaagacgaGTTTGGAGACTTTGACCCCAACTCTCCTAGCCGAGAACATTCCAATCCCAActcctacag ttggTGTCTGATGCGTCTGGCCATGGTCCAGCTGGTCCTAGGCAACCTGAAGTCATTCTACCCCATGGCAGGACACGACCTACTAG atctacctgtgggctctcctctgTGTCACGCGGTGCTGAAGACCCTCCAGCGTTGGGAGCAGGTGTTGCTGAAGAGGCTGGAGATCTTCGGGGGGCCGCCCTCCAAGTACATCTCCACACACCCTCTGGATGAGACGGCTGCCTCAGGCCCCGCCATCCTCAGACACAAAGCCCTGTTTGAGCCCTCCAACACACCCTTCAG GTCCAGTCACCACTCTGCCCTGCCTGTGAAGAGGCTGTGGCAGTACCTGGTCAAACAGGAAGAGGTGCAGGAAACATTCATCCGCAATATCTTCACCAAGAAACGAAACCAAAACGAG AGCGAGGCAGATCTGGGCAACCCCGGAGGCAAGGCCCGGATCATCCACAAGGACTCGGACATCATTACCGCCTTCGCCATCAACAAG GCTAATCGGAACTGCTTAGTCATGGCCTCCACTCATGACATCCAGGAGCTGGACGTGTCCTCCATCTTGGCCACTCAGATTCTGACGTGGATCGATGACGATACGGAGGCCGAGGCCAAAGG TGATGACTTCCTGGTGATCCAGGCCCGGGACGACTTCAACACCCTCCACGGCACCACCCCCTATACCCACAGCAGCCTAGGGACGCCCATCAACATGCCCTGGCTCGGGGGCCTGCAGACGGGGAGAGGCGCTGCCGTG ctcatcaaaaggaacatcaacaATGTGAGAAGGATGACCTCCCACCCAACCTTGCCTTACT acttAACAGGAGCGCAGGACGGAAGTGTCCGGATGTTTGAGTGGGGCCACTCTCAGCAGATCATCTGCTTCCGAAGTCCAGGCAATTCCAGAGTCACACGGATACGATTCAACCACCAAGGAAACAAG TTTGGTATCGTTGACGCTGACGGAGCCCTACGTCTATGGCAGACCAATACGACTGGGAACACCCCTAAACCCTACCTG ACATTGCAGTGCCATAATAAGACGGCTCACGACTTTGTGTTCGTGGGCTCATCCTCCCTCATAGCCACAGCAGGGCTGTCAACAGACAACAG gaatgtgtgtctttgggatACATTGGTGAATCCAATGAACAGTCTAGTGCACG cctttAGTTGTCATGAGTCGGGGGCCACGGTGCTGTCGTTGGCCCCCAGGCAGCAGCTGCTGATCACAGGTGGCAGGAAGGGCTGGATCAGCGTGCTGGAGCTCCCCCACAGGCACCAGCGCCAGAGCTTCCAGGCCCACGACTCCCCCGTCAAGGCCCTGGCTGTGGACCCCACCGAGGGCAGCTTCATCAGCGGCTCTGCCGAGGGCAACATCAAg GTGTGGAGCCTGTCCACGCAGTGCTTACTGCATCAGTTCCCCAACGAGCACGCTCGCCAGTCCCTGTTCCGGAATCTGGGCACGGGCGTGATGCAGATCGAGGTGGGCCCGGCCAACCACATCTTTTCGTGTGGCGCCGACGGTACCATGAAGATGAGGATTCTCCCTGACCGCTTCAGCGTCAACAATGGCAACCTGAAGAAC